A stretch of the Pseudomonas sp. ACM7 genome encodes the following:
- a CDS encoding YhdP family protein, whose product MERLTRILAALTRWGLGLCALALVLMALYVSLGRELTPLVAEYRAEVEAKASAALGMPLTIGELEGNWSGFAPIMLAHDVMVGEGANALRLDQVRAVPDLWASLLAREVRIAHLELSGLKISLKESEDGTWALEGLPVQQDQPLDPEQMLNRMQRVQQLSVLDSQVTLQPLQEQPLTLTYVGLNLKTGVSRQRLDARLTLPDGQPVAISLRTRLRASEWKDGEAEAYLSLPQSDWSKWLPERLTQQWNFSEFKAGGELWVNWNKGALQSAAIRLNAPQLKGAYAERKPIQINNLALNGYFQRSSEGVLVTLDSLAMNLGETRWESHLQLKQNEATDKTEELWHLQADRLDLTPITPLLNALGPLPEGIATAVERLKVTGGLRNVLIDFRPNATDDSKFSFAANLDRVGFDAYHGAPAARNVSGSISGDLGGGELRMDSKDFSLHLDPIFAKPWQYIQANARLTWKLDKEAFTLIAPYLKVLGEEGKIAGDFLIRLHFDHTQEDYMDLRVGLVDGDGRYTAKYLPTMLSPGLDEWLRTAILKGAVDEGFFQYQGSLNHGAAETARSISLFFKVHDAELAFQPGWPHVSKVTGDVFVEDSGVRILASKGQLLNTEVSDIYVNIPHVPAGQNVHLFLDGGFAGGLGDGLKILQEAPIGTAATFADWEGEGDLQGKLKLDIPLVKGEQPKILVDFKTAKARLKLAEPTLELTQLKGDFRFDSTKGLSGQNITARAFDKPVTAQIFADGGPGNLKTRVAASGQVEVKRLTDWLSVTQPLPVSGVIPYQLQLNLDGADSQLMVSSNLKGVAIDLPAPFGMAANVGRDTTFRMTLQGPERRYWVNYGELANFTFAAPPGNFADGRGELFLGGGNAVLPGAKGLRVRGVLSELDVRPWKDLVDKYAGKNPGGNAKQLLSSADFKIGKLSGVGTTLDQASVQLNRKPATWALQLDSQQVKGSASIPDAKATPIAINLQYVRLPAPDPTVLADENSPDPLASVDPTKIPALDITINQLFQGNDLVGAWYLKVRPSAKGIAFTTLDLGLKGILLQGSGGWEGMPGSSSSWYKGRISGKNLADVLKGWGFAPSVTSEDFHMNVDGRWPGSPAWLATKRFSGTLDASLNKGQFVEVEGSAQALRVFGLLNFNSIGRRLRLDFSDLFGKGLSYDRVKGLLVANNGVYVTREPILLTGPSSNIELNGTLDLVGDKVDAKLLVTLPVTNNLPIAALIVGAPAIGGALFLIDKLIGDRVARFASVQYTVKGPWKEPKITFDKPF is encoded by the coding sequence ATGGAACGTCTGACACGCATTTTGGCCGCACTGACCCGCTGGGGGCTGGGGCTGTGTGCGTTGGCATTGGTGTTGATGGCGTTATACGTCAGCCTCGGCCGAGAGCTGACGCCGCTGGTGGCCGAGTACCGTGCCGAAGTCGAAGCCAAAGCCAGCGCTGCCTTGGGCATGCCGCTGACTATCGGCGAATTGGAAGGCAACTGGAGCGGCTTTGCGCCGATCATGCTGGCTCACGATGTGATGGTCGGCGAGGGCGCCAATGCCCTGCGGCTGGATCAGGTGCGCGCGGTGCCGGATCTGTGGGCCAGTCTGCTGGCTCGTGAAGTGCGCATCGCTCACCTGGAACTCAGCGGCCTGAAGATCAGCCTCAAGGAAAGCGAGGACGGGACTTGGGCGCTGGAAGGTTTGCCGGTGCAGCAGGATCAGCCGCTGGATCCTGAACAAATGCTCAATCGCATGCAGAGGGTTCAGCAGCTGTCGGTGCTCGATAGCCAAGTCACTTTGCAGCCACTGCAAGAGCAGCCGCTGACCCTGACTTACGTCGGGCTGAATCTGAAAACCGGCGTCTCCCGCCAGCGACTCGACGCCCGTTTGACCCTGCCCGACGGACAACCGGTGGCCATCAGTCTGCGTACCCGTCTGCGCGCCAGCGAATGGAAAGACGGCGAGGCCGAAGCTTATTTGAGCCTGCCGCAAAGCGACTGGTCGAAATGGTTGCCTGAGCGCCTGACCCAACAATGGAATTTTTCCGAGTTCAAGGCCGGCGGCGAGCTTTGGGTGAACTGGAACAAGGGCGCCCTGCAAAGTGCTGCGATTCGCTTGAACGCGCCGCAACTCAAGGGCGCGTACGCCGAGCGCAAGCCGATCCAGATCAACAATCTGGCGCTCAATGGCTATTTTCAGCGCAGCTCCGAAGGCGTGCTGGTTACCCTGGATTCGCTGGCCATGAACCTTGGCGAGACCCGTTGGGAATCGCATCTGCAACTCAAGCAAAACGAGGCGACCGACAAGACTGAAGAGCTTTGGCATCTGCAAGCCGACCGCCTCGACCTCACCCCGATCACCCCGCTACTGAATGCCTTGGGGCCGCTGCCCGAAGGCATCGCCACCGCCGTCGAGCGACTCAAAGTGACCGGCGGCCTGCGCAACGTGCTGATCGACTTCCGGCCCAATGCCACCGACGACAGCAAATTCAGCTTTGCCGCTAACCTGGATCGGGTCGGCTTCGATGCCTATCACGGCGCTCCGGCGGCACGAAATGTCAGTGGCAGCATCAGCGGTGATCTGGGCGGTGGCGAGCTGCGCATGGACAGCAAGGATTTTTCCCTGCACTTGGACCCGATCTTCGCCAAGCCATGGCAGTACATTCAGGCCAATGCCCGACTGACCTGGAAGCTCGACAAAGAAGCTTTCACCTTGATCGCGCCATACCTGAAGGTGCTGGGCGAGGAGGGCAAGATTGCTGGCGACTTCCTGATCCGCCTGCATTTCGACCACACCCAGGAAGACTACATGGACCTGCGGGTCGGTCTGGTGGACGGCGACGGTCGTTACACCGCCAAGTACTTGCCGACAATGCTCAGCCCGGGGCTGGACGAATGGCTGCGTACGGCGATTCTCAAAGGTGCGGTGGACGAAGGCTTCTTCCAGTACCAGGGTTCGCTGAACCACGGGGCCGCCGAGACTGCCCGCAGCATCAGTCTGTTCTTCAAGGTTCACGATGCGGAACTGGCCTTCCAGCCAGGCTGGCCACATGTCAGCAAGGTCACGGGTGACGTGTTTGTTGAAGACAGCGGTGTGCGGATACTGGCCAGCAAGGGTCAATTGCTCAATACCGAGGTCAGCGACATTTACGTCAATATTCCCCATGTGCCAGCAGGGCAAAACGTCCATCTGTTCCTCGACGGCGGATTCGCGGGCGGGTTGGGCGATGGCCTGAAGATTCTCCAGGAAGCGCCGATCGGCACCGCAGCCACCTTTGCCGATTGGGAAGGTGAAGGCGATCTGCAAGGCAAACTGAAACTGGATATTCCGCTGGTCAAAGGCGAGCAGCCGAAGATCCTCGTCGACTTCAAGACCGCCAAGGCCCGTCTGAAACTGGCCGAGCCAACCCTGGAGCTGACTCAGCTCAAGGGCGATTTCCGTTTCGACAGCACCAAGGGTTTGAGTGGGCAAAACATCACCGCGCGCGCTTTTGATAAACCTGTCACCGCACAGATTTTCGCCGATGGCGGCCCCGGCAACCTCAAGACTCGCGTCGCTGCCTCGGGCCAGGTCGAGGTCAAGAGACTGACGGACTGGCTGAGTGTTACTCAGCCGTTGCCAGTGTCCGGTGTGATCCCTTATCAGCTGCAACTGAACCTTGATGGGGCCGACAGTCAATTGATGGTCAGCTCCAACCTCAAGGGCGTAGCAATCGATTTGCCGGCGCCGTTCGGCATGGCAGCCAACGTCGGTCGCGACACCACGTTCCGCATGACGCTGCAGGGGCCGGAGCGACGCTACTGGGTCAATTACGGTGAGCTGGCTAACTTCACGTTTGCGGCACCGCCCGGCAATTTTGCCGACGGTCGTGGCGAGTTGTTCCTGGGGGGCGGCAATGCCGTGCTGCCCGGCGCCAAAGGCCTGCGGGTGCGCGGTGTGCTGTCGGAACTGGACGTCCGCCCCTGGAAGGACCTGGTAGACAAGTACGCAGGCAAGAATCCGGGCGGCAACGCCAAACAGTTGCTCAGCAGCGCGGATTTCAAGATTGGCAAGCTCAGCGGTGTCGGCACTACGCTCGATCAGGCGTCGGTGCAGTTGAACCGCAAACCTGCCACATGGGCCTTGCAACTCGACAGTCAGCAGGTCAAGGGCAGCGCCAGCATCCCCGATGCGAAAGCCACGCCGATTGCGATCAATCTGCAATACGTGCGTTTGCCGGCGCCAGACCCGACGGTCCTGGCCGACGAAAACTCGCCAGATCCGCTGGCCTCGGTGGATCCGACGAAGATCCCTGCACTGGATATCACCATCAATCAGCTGTTCCAGGGCAACGACCTCGTCGGGGCCTGGTATCTGAAAGTTCGTCCGAGCGCCAAGGGCATTGCGTTTACCACGCTGGATCTGGGCCTCAAGGGCATTCTCCTGCAGGGCAGCGGCGGTTGGGAAGGTATGCCCGGTTCCAGCAGCAGCTGGTACAAAGGCCGGATCAGCGGCAAGAATCTCGCCGATGTGCTGAAGGGCTGGGGATTTGCGCCGAGTGTCACCAGTGAAGATTTTCATATGAATGTCGATGGTCGCTGGCCCGGTTCGCCGGCCTGGCTGGCCACCAAGCGCTTCTCTGGAACCCTCGATGCTTCGCTGAATAAAGGCCAGTTCGTTGAAGTTGAGGGCAGCGCCCAGGCATTGCGCGTGTTTGGCTTGCTGAACTTCAACTCCATCGGCCGCCGGCTGCGCCTGGACTTCTCCGACCTGTTCGGCAAAGGCTTGAGTTACGACCGGGTCAAAGGCCTGCTGGTCGCGAACAACGGCGTATACGTGACGCGTGAGCCGATCCTGTTGACCGGTCCGTCGAGCAACATCGAACTCAACGGGACGCTGGACCTGGTGGGCGATAAGGTCGATGCCAAGTTGCTGGTGACGTTACCTGTGACCAACAACCTGCCGATTGCCGCGCTGATCGTCGGTGCACCGGCTATCGGCGGCGCGCTGTTCCTGATCGATAAGCTGATCGGTGACCGTGTGGCGCGTTTCGCCAGCGTCCAATACACCGTCAAGGGGCCGTGGAAAGAGCCGAAAATCACCTTCGACAAGCCTTTTTGA
- the rng gene encoding ribonuclease G has product MSEEILINITPMESRVAVVENGVLQEVHVERTQKRGIVGNIYKGKVVRVLPGMQAAFVDIGLDRAAFIHASEISLREGPAVESISALVHEGQSLVVQVTKDPIGSKGARLTTQLSIPSRYLVYMPRTAHVGISLKIEDEAERERLKQVVTDCVAKEGIQEAGGFILRTAAEGAGADEILMDIRYLRRLWDQINEQIKTISAPSVIYEDLGLALRTLRDLVSPKIEKIRIDSRETFQKTTQFVAELMPEIADRLEHYPGERPIFDLYGVEDEIQKALERKVPLKSGGYLVVDPAEAMSTIDVNTGAFVGHRNLEETIFKTNLEAATAIARQLRLRNLGGIIIIDFIDMEDEEHQRQVLRTLEKQLERDHAKTNIIGITELGLVQMTRKRTRESLEQVLCEPCSSCQGRGKLKTPETVCYEIFREILREARAYQAEGYRVLANQKVVDRLLDEESGNVAELEGFIGRTIRFQVETMYSQEQYDVVLL; this is encoded by the coding sequence ATGAGTGAAGAGATCCTGATCAACATCACGCCGATGGAATCGCGCGTGGCGGTGGTTGAAAACGGTGTTTTGCAAGAGGTCCACGTCGAGCGCACGCAAAAGCGCGGGATCGTCGGCAACATCTATAAAGGCAAGGTCGTGCGGGTATTACCCGGCATGCAGGCGGCATTCGTCGACATCGGACTGGACCGCGCCGCGTTCATTCACGCCTCGGAAATCTCCCTGCGCGAAGGCCCGGCGGTCGAGAGCATCAGCGCTCTGGTTCATGAGGGTCAGAGCCTGGTGGTGCAAGTGACCAAGGACCCGATCGGCTCCAAAGGCGCACGCCTGACGACTCAGTTGTCGATTCCATCGCGTTATCTGGTGTACATGCCGCGCACTGCACACGTTGGCATTTCGTTGAAGATTGAAGACGAAGCCGAGCGTGAACGTCTCAAACAAGTGGTCACTGATTGCGTGGCCAAAGAAGGCATCCAAGAGGCCGGTGGCTTCATCCTGCGTACCGCTGCCGAAGGTGCCGGTGCCGATGAAATCCTCATGGACATCCGCTACCTGCGTCGGCTCTGGGATCAGATCAACGAGCAGATCAAAACCATCAGCGCACCGAGTGTGATCTACGAAGACCTCGGCCTGGCGCTGCGCACCTTGCGTGATCTGGTGAGCCCGAAGATCGAGAAGATCCGGATCGACTCCCGGGAAACCTTCCAGAAAACCACACAGTTCGTCGCCGAGCTGATGCCGGAAATCGCCGATCGTCTTGAGCATTACCCGGGTGAGCGGCCGATCTTCGACCTGTACGGCGTCGAAGACGAAATCCAGAAGGCCCTGGAGCGCAAAGTCCCGCTGAAGTCCGGCGGTTACCTGGTGGTCGATCCGGCGGAAGCCATGAGCACCATCGACGTCAACACCGGGGCGTTCGTCGGTCATCGCAACCTCGAAGAAACCATTTTCAAGACCAACCTCGAAGCCGCGACCGCCATTGCTCGCCAGCTGCGCCTGCGCAACCTGGGCGGGATCATCATCATCGACTTCATCGACATGGAAGATGAAGAGCACCAGCGTCAGGTGCTGCGCACCCTCGAGAAGCAACTGGAGCGCGATCACGCCAAGACCAACATCATCGGCATCACCGAGTTGGGCCTGGTGCAGATGACCCGCAAGCGTACCCGCGAAAGTCTTGAACAAGTGCTGTGCGAGCCGTGCAGCAGCTGTCAGGGTCGCGGCAAGCTCAAGACGCCGGAAACCGTTTGCTACGAGATTTTCCGCGAAATCCTCCGAGAGGCTCGCGCCTATCAGGCGGAAGGCTATCGTGTATTGGCAAACCAGAAAGTGGTCGACCGTTTGCTCGATGAAGAATCGGGCAATGTCGCCGAGCTCGAAGGTTTTATCGGACGCACCATCCGGTTCCAGGTGGAAACCATGTATTCCCAGGAACAATACGACGTGGTGCTGCTCTGA
- a CDS encoding nucleoside triphosphate pyrophosphatase, whose product MKLLYLASGSPRRRELLTQIGVPFSAISADIDETPLENESPSAYVERLACGKAEAGRGTVVSAADFCVLGADTAVVLDGKILGKPVDEAEACAMLMMLSGCEHEVLTAIAVREGERCESRVVSSLVRFRNISRDEAVTYWASGEPQDKAGGYGIQGLGAVFVAGLNGSYSAVVGLPLCETAELLGHFGIPCWQTLNAR is encoded by the coding sequence ATGAAGTTGTTGTACCTCGCCTCAGGCTCGCCGCGTCGGCGTGAACTGCTCACGCAGATCGGCGTGCCGTTCTCCGCCATCAGCGCGGACATCGATGAAACCCCTTTAGAAAATGAATCCCCTTCGGCCTATGTCGAGCGCCTGGCGTGCGGCAAAGCCGAGGCCGGGCGCGGGACTGTCGTGTCCGCCGCAGATTTTTGCGTGCTGGGCGCCGACACCGCCGTGGTGCTGGACGGAAAAATTCTCGGCAAGCCGGTTGATGAAGCCGAGGCGTGCGCCATGCTTATGATGTTGTCCGGGTGTGAGCATGAAGTCCTGACGGCGATTGCGGTGCGAGAGGGTGAGCGTTGCGAGTCTCGGGTGGTGAGCAGTCTGGTGCGTTTTCGCAACATCAGTCGTGATGAAGCGGTGACCTACTGGGCCAGCGGCGAGCCGCAGGACAAGGCCGGCGGCTACGGCATTCAAGGGCTCGGCGCGGTATTTGTCGCCGGGCTCAATGGCAGTTACTCGGCGGTGGTCGGACTACCTCTGTGCGAAACCGCTGAGCTGCTTGGCCATTTCGGCATACCCTGTTGGCAAACCCTTAACGCGCGTTGA
- the mreD gene encoding rod shape-determining protein MreD, giving the protein MVGATASRNDWMVWLTFAIGMLLSVSPLPQFMEILRPLWLALLLAFWALAMPQKVGMVTAWCLGLAEDVLYGTLLGQNALILTLITYLVLALQQRLRMFPMWQQSLVILVIFGLAQLVQLWLSALTGNRQPTLALVLPALVSALLWPWISYGLRGLRRRYKIN; this is encoded by the coding sequence ATGGTTGGTGCTACTGCCTCCCGAAACGACTGGATGGTCTGGCTGACATTCGCCATAGGTATGCTGCTCAGCGTTTCGCCGCTGCCACAATTCATGGAAATCCTCCGTCCACTGTGGCTGGCCTTGCTGCTGGCATTCTGGGCGTTAGCCATGCCGCAGAAAGTCGGGATGGTCACCGCGTGGTGCCTGGGCCTGGCCGAAGACGTGCTTTATGGCACGCTGCTGGGCCAGAACGCATTGATCCTGACGCTGATCACGTACCTGGTGCTGGCGCTGCAACAGCGTCTGCGCATGTTCCCGATGTGGCAACAGAGCCTGGTGATCCTGGTGATCTTCGGCCTCGCGCAGCTTGTTCAACTATGGCTCAGCGCCCTGACCGGCAATCGTCAGCCGACGCTGGCGCTGGTCTTGCCGGCACTGGTCAGCGCATTGCTCTGGCCGTGGATCAGCTACGGTTTGCGCGGTTTGCGTCGACGCTACAAAATCAATTAA
- the mreC gene encoding rod shape-determining protein MreC, with amino-acid sequence MKPLFTKGPSLGVRLLVLVVLSVALMVVDARFTLLKPVRSQMSLVLMQSYWITDLPQRLWQGVASQFGSRTELVAENEKLKTENLLLQGRMQKLAALTEQNVRLRELLNSSALVNEKVEVAELIGMDPNPFTHRIIINKGERDGVVLGQPVLDARGLMGQVVELMPYTSRVLLLTDTTHSIPVQVNRNGLRAIASGTGNPERLELRHVADTADIKEGDLLVSSGLGQRFPAGYPVATVKEVIHDSGQPFAIVRAVPTAALNRSRYLLLVFTDGRTAEERANEAAQAQEALDQHGGGPIIPATVPKPAIVPAAVAAPVTPVAPTATPAATTLPKPAATHPAPAKPAASKPPATQPAAAKPPATPPAAVKPAAKPPVSAPATTGGRE; translated from the coding sequence ATTAAACCGCTTTTCACCAAAGGGCCTTCACTGGGCGTGCGCTTGTTGGTGCTGGTCGTGCTATCGGTCGCGCTGATGGTGGTCGATGCCCGCTTCACACTGCTCAAGCCAGTGCGTAGCCAAATGTCGCTGGTGCTGATGCAGTCTTACTGGATCACCGACCTGCCACAGCGGTTATGGCAGGGTGTGGCCAGCCAGTTTGGCAGCCGTACCGAACTCGTCGCCGAAAACGAAAAACTCAAAACCGAAAACCTGCTGTTGCAAGGCCGCATGCAAAAGCTTGCCGCCCTCACCGAGCAGAACGTTCGGCTGCGCGAGTTGCTCAACTCCTCCGCGCTGGTCAACGAGAAGGTCGAAGTGGCCGAGCTGATCGGCATGGACCCCAATCCCTTCACCCATCGCATCATCATCAATAAAGGTGAGCGTGACGGTGTGGTCCTCGGTCAGCCGGTGCTCGATGCCCGTGGCTTGATGGGCCAGGTGGTCGAGTTGATGCCATACACCTCTCGTGTGCTGTTGCTGACCGACACCACTCACAGCATTCCGGTGCAGGTGAACCGCAACGGTCTGCGGGCGATTGCCAGCGGCACCGGTAACCCGGAACGCCTGGAGCTGCGTCACGTGGCCGATACCGCCGACATTAAAGAAGGCGATCTGCTGGTCAGCTCTGGTCTGGGTCAGCGGTTCCCGGCGGGTTATCCGGTAGCGACGGTCAAGGAAGTGATTCACGATTCCGGTCAGCCGTTCGCTATTGTGCGTGCCGTGCCGACCGCCGCCTTGAACCGCAGCCGTTACCTGTTGCTGGTGTTCACCGACGGCCGCACGGCCGAAGAGCGCGCCAACGAAGCTGCCCAGGCTCAAGAAGCCTTGGACCAGCACGGTGGTGGACCAATCATTCCAGCGACAGTGCCGAAACCTGCCATCGTCCCGGCTGCTGTCGCTGCACCCGTGACTCCGGTTGCGCCGACGGCTACCCCAGCGGCTACAACCCTGCCCAAACCTGCGGCAACTCATCCTGCTCCTGCGAAACCTGCCGCCAGCAAGCCTCCCGCGACGCAGCCTGCGGCTGCTAAACCGCCGGCCACGCCACCCGCTGCCGTGAAGCCTGCAGCCAAACCGCCTGTCTCTGCGCCGGCTACCACTGGGGGACGAGAATAA
- the mreB gene encoding rod shape-determining protein MreB, whose product MFKKLRGMFSSDLSIDLGTANTLIYVRERGIVLNEPSVVAIRTHGNQKSVVAVGTEAKRMLGRTPGNIAAIRPMKDGVIADFSVCEKMLQYFINKVHENSFLQPSPRVLICVPCKSTQVERRAIRESALGAGAREVFLIEEPMAAAIGAGLPVEEARGSMVVDIGGGTTEIALISLNGVVYAESVRVGGDRFDEAIITYVRRNYGSLIGESTAERIKQEIGTAYPGGEVREVDVRGRNLAEGVPRAFTLNSNEVLEALQESLATIVQAVKSALEQSPPELASDIAERGLVLTGGGALLRDLDKLLAQETGLPVIVAEDPLTCVARGGGRALEMMDKHTMDLLSSE is encoded by the coding sequence ATGTTCAAGAAACTGCGTGGCATGTTTTCCAGCGATCTTTCCATTGACCTGGGCACTGCCAACACCCTTATTTACGTGCGCGAGCGCGGTATCGTCCTGAATGAGCCCTCGGTTGTGGCTATTCGGACACACGGTAACCAGAAAAGTGTCGTTGCTGTCGGCACCGAGGCCAAGCGCATGCTCGGCCGTACGCCGGGCAACATTGCTGCCATTCGTCCGATGAAGGACGGCGTGATTGCCGACTTCAGCGTCTGCGAAAAGATGCTGCAATACTTTATCAACAAGGTTCACGAAAACAGCTTCCTGCAGCCTAGCCCTCGTGTGTTGATCTGCGTTCCGTGCAAATCCACCCAGGTTGAGCGTCGTGCCATCCGTGAATCGGCCCTCGGTGCCGGTGCCCGTGAAGTGTTCCTGATCGAAGAGCCAATGGCTGCCGCGATCGGTGCCGGCCTGCCGGTTGAAGAAGCTCGCGGCTCGATGGTTGTCGATATCGGTGGCGGTACCACTGAAATCGCGCTGATCTCCCTGAACGGTGTGGTTTACGCCGAGTCCGTACGGGTTGGCGGCGACCGCTTCGACGAAGCGATCATCACTTACGTGCGTCGCAACTACGGTAGCCTGATCGGCGAATCCACTGCCGAGCGCATAAAGCAGGAAATCGGTACTGCCTACCCGGGCGGCGAAGTTCGCGAAGTCGACGTTCGTGGCCGTAACCTGGCCGAAGGCGTTCCACGCGCATTCACCCTGAACTCCAATGAAGTGCTGGAAGCTCTGCAAGAGTCCCTGGCCACCATCGTTCAGGCTGTGAAAAGTGCACTGGAGCAATCGCCTCCGGAACTGGCTTCCGATATCGCCGAGCGTGGTCTGGTACTGACCGGTGGTGGCGCCTTGCTGCGTGACCTCGACAAGTTGCTGGCCCAGGAAACCGGTCTGCCGGTAATCGTCGCGGAAGATCCGCTGACCTGCGTTGCTCGCGGCGGTGGCCGTGCATTGGAAATGATGGATAAACACACCATGGACCTGCTGTCGAGCGAGTGA
- the gatC gene encoding Asp-tRNA(Asn)/Glu-tRNA(Gln) amidotransferase subunit GatC, with protein sequence MTLERSDVEKIAHLACLGLNDADLPHITSALNSILGLVDEMQAVNTDGIEPLAHPLEASQRLRADVVTETNHREAYQSIAPAVENGLYLVPKVID encoded by the coding sequence ATGACGCTTGAACGCTCCGACGTGGAAAAAATCGCTCATCTGGCCTGTCTTGGCCTTAATGATGCCGATCTTCCACACATCACTTCGGCCCTGAACAGCATTCTGGGACTGGTCGACGAAATGCAGGCGGTCAATACCGACGGTATCGAGCCGCTCGCCCACCCACTGGAAGCCAGCCAGCGCCTGCGTGCAGACGTCGTGACCGAGACCAATCATCGCGAGGCCTATCAGTCCATCGCACCAGCGGTCGAAAACGGCCTGTACCTGGTTCCGAAAGTCATCGACTAA
- the gatA gene encoding Asp-tRNA(Asn)/Glu-tRNA(Gln) amidotransferase subunit GatA — translation MHQLTLAEIARGLADKKFSSEELTKTLLARIAQLDPQLNSFISLTEDLALQQAKAADARRANGESGALLGAPIAHKDLFCTQGIRTSCGSKMLDNFKAPYDATVVAKLAAAGAVTLGKTNMDEFAMGSANESSYYGAVKNPWNLEHVPGGSSGGSAAAVAARLLPAATATDTGGSIRQPAAFTNLTGLKPTYGRVSRWGMIAYASSLDQGGPLARTAEDCAILLQGMAGFDPQDSTSIDEPVPDYSAGLNGSLQGLRIGVPKEYFSAGLDPRIAELIHNSVKELEKLGAVVKEISLPNMQHAIPAYYVIAPAEASSNLSRFDGVRFGYRCEDPKNLEDLYKRSRGEGFGPEVQRRIMVGAYALSAGYYDAYYLKAQKIRRLVKNDFMAAFNEVDIILGPTTPNPAWKLGAKSSDPVAAYLEDVYTITANLAGLPGLSMPAGFVDGLPVGVQLLAPYFQEGRLLNVAHQYQLNTDWHTRTPTGF, via the coding sequence ATGCATCAATTGACTCTGGCCGAGATCGCCCGCGGACTCGCCGATAAAAAGTTTTCTTCCGAAGAGCTGACCAAAACCCTGCTGGCGCGTATCGCCCAGCTCGACCCTCAGCTCAACAGTTTCATCAGCCTCACCGAAGACCTGGCGCTCCAGCAGGCGAAAGCCGCTGACGCACGCCGGGCCAATGGTGAGAGCGGCGCCCTGCTCGGTGCGCCGATCGCCCATAAAGACCTGTTCTGCACCCAGGGCATCCGCACCAGCTGCGGATCGAAGATGCTCGACAACTTTAAAGCCCCATACGACGCCACCGTGGTCGCCAAGCTGGCCGCCGCTGGTGCCGTGACGCTAGGCAAGACCAACATGGACGAATTCGCCATGGGTTCGGCCAACGAGTCGAGCTACTACGGCGCAGTGAAAAACCCGTGGAACCTGGAACACGTGCCCGGCGGTTCGTCCGGTGGTTCGGCCGCAGCCGTTGCCGCTCGTCTGTTGCCGGCCGCCACTGCCACCGACACCGGCGGCTCGATCCGCCAGCCGGCCGCGTTTACCAACCTGACCGGTCTGAAACCGACGTACGGTCGCGTTTCGCGCTGGGGCATGATCGCTTACGCCTCCAGTCTCGATCAGGGCGGCCCATTGGCGCGCACAGCCGAAGACTGCGCCATCCTGCTGCAAGGCATGGCCGGTTTCGACCCGCAAGACTCCACCAGCATCGACGAGCCCGTGCCGGATTACAGCGCCGGCCTCAACGGTTCGCTGCAAGGCCTGCGCATTGGCGTTCCTAAAGAGTATTTCAGCGCCGGTCTCGACCCGCGCATCGCCGAGCTGATCCACAACAGCGTCAAGGAGCTGGAAAAGCTCGGTGCTGTGGTCAAGGAAATCAGCCTGCCGAACATGCAGCACGCGATCCCTGCGTACTACGTGATCGCCCCGGCAGAAGCGTCTTCCAACCTGTCGCGTTTCGACGGCGTGCGTTTCGGCTATCGCTGCGAAGACCCGAAAAACCTGGAAGACCTCTACAAGCGTTCCCGTGGCGAAGGTTTCGGCCCGGAAGTGCAGCGCCGGATCATGGTCGGTGCCTACGCGCTGTCCGCCGGTTACTACGACGCTTACTACCTGAAGGCGCAGAAGATTCGCCGTTTGGTGAAGAACGACTTCATGGCTGCCTTCAATGAGGTCGACATCATCCTCGGCCCAACCACGCCTAACCCGGCCTGGAAGCTTGGCGCCAAGAGCAGCGACCCGGTTGCTGCGTACCTGGAAGACGTCTACACCATCACCGCCAACCTCGCCGGTTTGCCGGGCTTGTCCATGCCAGCCGGTTTTGTCGACGGCCTGCCGGTCGGCGTGCAATTGCTCGCCCCGTATTTCCAGGAAGGTCGCCTGTTGAACGTTGCCCACCAGTATCAGCTGAACACTGACTGGCACACCCGCACCCCAACCGGCTTCTGA